A genome region from Arachis duranensis cultivar V14167 chromosome 6, aradu.V14167.gnm2.J7QH, whole genome shotgun sequence includes the following:
- the LOC107493681 gene encoding protein ANTAGONIST OF LIKE HETEROCHROMATIN PROTEIN 1-like, translating into MSDYETDNDTEYEEYEKHYESAAILAICGVANYYLRYVLKQEKRTSKLSGYQWLLELKEGNEMRFFEQFRMRKSVFNRLCNDLVLNYGLKSTRGVSGEETVATFLYMLGQGASYRMLEERFQHSGETIFRQFHHVLSCVKKLAKNIIRPIDPSFGDTPKYIMDNDRYWPYFKDCIGAIDGTHIAIHVHQDEQVRFIGRKGNTTTNVMAVCDFNMCFTFIWAGWEGSAHDTRIFMEVLRTKKLNFPHPPEGKYYLVDAGYPTFKGFLGPYRHTRYHIPQFRLAPNFRSNNEKFNYCHSSLRTVIERTFGVCKARWKILQNMPLRAKFETQHDIIVACFTLHNFIRMMDSDDISILQKFEDIVLLQANEDDGTTVRNGSTNSEINEWEEPTQEDVRAMEEIRDNIREDARAIEEIRDNIRDQLSDQIN; encoded by the exons ATGAGTGATTATGAAACAGATAATGATACTGAATATGAAGAATATGAAAAACATTACGAATCAGCTGCTATATTAGCTATTTGTGGAGTTGCCAATTATTACTTGCGATATGTCCTCAAACAAGAGAAAAGAACTTCAAAACTATCAGGATATCAATGGCTATTAGAATTAAAGGAAGGGAATGAAATGCGATTTTTTGAACAATTTAGAATGAGAAAATCGGTGTTTAACCGTTTATGCAATGATTTGGTTCTCAATTATGGCTTGAAATCAACACGAGGTGTTAGTGGAGAAGAGACGGTAGCAACATTTTTATACATGCTTGGGCAAGGAGCTTCTTATAGAATGTTAGAGGAGCGATTTCAGCATTCAGGTGAAACTATATTTCGTCAATTTCATCATGTTCTATCATGTGTGAAGAAATtggcaaaaaatattattagaccTATTGATCCTAGTTTTGGAGACACACCTAAATATATTATGGATAATGATAGATATTGGCCATATTTCAAAGATTGTATTGGAGCTATAGATGGTACGCATATAGCCATTCATGTTCACCAAGATGAGCAAGTGCGATTTATTGGTAGAAAAGGAAATACTACAACAAATGTAATGGCTGTGTGTGATTTTAATATGTGTTTTACATTTATATGGGCTGGTTGGGAAGGTTCTGCACATGATACAAGAATTTTTATGGAGGTTCTTCGAACAAAAAAGCTAAATTTTCCACATCCACCAGAAG GTAAATATTACTTAGTTGATGCTGGTTATCCAACTTTTAAGGGATTCTTAGGACCTTATCGTCATACAAGGTATCATATTCCACAATTTAGACTAGCACCAAATTTTAGATCAAACAATGAAAAGTTCAACTATTGTCATTCAAGTTTAAGGACAGTAATTGAAAGGACTTTTGGAGTATGCAAAGCAAGATGGAAGATACTACAAAACATGCCATTAAGAGCCAAATTTGAAACCCAGCATGATATTATTGTTGCATGTTTCACTCttcataattttataagaaTGATGGATTCTGATGACATAAGTATTTTGCAAAAGTTTGAAGATATTGTTTTGTTACAAGCCAATGAAGATGACGGTACTACTGTAAGAAATGGATCAACAAATTCTGAAATTAATGAATGGGAAGAACCAACACAAGAAGATGTTCGGGCAATGGAAGAAATAAGAGACAATATAAGGGAAGATGCTCGGGCAATagaagaaataagagacaaTATAAGAGATCAATTATCGGATCAAATAaattag
- the LOC107493682 gene encoding L10-interacting MYB domain-containing protein-like, with translation MEVSQAEEHPDPHERDTSKKSTMSEKKIRDGNRPNKHFSKIGWKNLQKKFRERTGLLYVHRQLRNRWDALKSYFQLWAKLVGQETGLGWDHEKKTVLASESWWTDKIKINPEFAKFKNEGPKSLDRLEQCFKDIVATGYSAWAPSEDPNPGEFNQNNEGFESGGDMNYTNEFIEEDIANYTVVQSPTREKRRKTSNKKVEKRAGIASRLQDSLDRILVGVESKAATKGDDPYSIENCIKLLRKLPGLEPYSPQFYLGIRLMAKPQYRETFIALSDDPNQQLGWLESFKLDDMNRL, from the exons atggaggtttcgcaggcggaggaacatccagatcctcACGAAagagacacctcaaagaagtctaccATGTCCGAGAAGAAA ATACGAGATGGTAATAGACCTAATAAACATTTCAGCAAAATTGGTTGGAAAaatctacaaaaaaaatttagagagaGAACAGGACTCCTATATGTACATAGACAACTAAGAAATAGATGGGATGCTCTTAAGTCTTATTTTCAATTATGGGCTAAATTAGTTGGACAAGAGACTGGTCTTGGTTGGGATCATGAGAAAAAAACAGTGTTAGCTTCTGAATCTTGGTGGACTGATAAGATTAAG ATTAATCCAGAATTCGCTAAGTTTAAGAATGAAGGTCCTAAATCTTTAGATAGGCTTGAACAATGTTTCAAGGACATCGTAGCTACTGGTTATAGTGCTTGGGCGCCATCAGAAGATCCAAATCCTGGAGAATTTAATCAGAACAATGAGGGTTTCGAGAGTGGAGGTGACATGAATTATACAAATGAATTTATTGAAgaagatattgcaaattatacaGTTGTTCAAAGCCCTACTAGAGAGAAAAGAAGGAAGACTTCTAACAAAAAAGTTGAGAAACGAGCTGGAATAGCATCTAGATTACAGGACTCACTTGATCGTATTTTGGTTGGTGTGGAGTCAAAAGCTGCAACTAAGGGAGATGATCCTTACTCTATAGAAAATTGCATCAAGTTGCTACGCAAATTACCTGGTCTAGAACCATATAGTCCACAGTTCTATTTGGGAATTAGATTAATGGCTAAGCCACAATATAGAGAAACTTTCATTGCATTGAGTGATGATCCCAATCAACAACTTGGATGGCTAGAATCTTTTAAATTGGATGACATGAACcgtctttaa